A window of Campylobacter ureolyticus contains these coding sequences:
- a CDS encoding response regulator transcription factor — translation MKILMIEDDVELAEILTEYLEKFKMEVVVADDPYIGLSKLNLDNFDAVILDLTLPGLDGLEVCKEIRKSNNVPIIVSSARHDLTDKINAFDFGADDYLPKPYNPKELLARLKSVIRRSEGLLSQNEQKQNSTKDLVVNEFEHTITLKGKPLKLTVAEYDILAYLIQKEGGAIKREELIYNCDAISEDSTNKSIDVIIGRIRAKLGENSKNPKYIHAIRGVGYKLIQ, via the coding sequence ATGAAAATTTTAATGATTGAAGATGATGTTGAACTAGCTGAAATTTTAACAGAATATTTAGAAAAATTTAAAATGGAAGTTGTGGTCGCCGATGATCCATATATAGGACTTTCAAAGTTAAATTTAGATAATTTTGATGCTGTCATATTAGATCTTACACTACCTGGACTTGATGGGCTTGAAGTCTGTAAAGAAATAAGAAAATCAAACAATGTTCCAATAATTGTTTCAAGTGCAAGACATGATTTAACTGATAAAATAAATGCGTTTGATTTTGGTGCAGATGATTACTTGCCAAAACCATACAACCCAAAAGAACTTCTTGCAAGACTAAAAAGTGTTATAAGAAGAAGTGAGGGTTTGCTTAGTCAAAATGAGCAAAAACAAAACTCCACAAAAGATCTTGTTGTAAATGAGTTTGAACACACCATAACCTTAAAAGGAAAACCATTAAAACTAACAGTTGCTGAGTATGACATACTAGCATATCTTATACAAAAAGAAGGTGGAGCTATAAAAAGAGAAGAGTTGATTTATAACTGCGATGCGATAAGTGAAGACTCAACAAATAAAAGCATAGATGTAATAATTGGAAGAATTAGAGCAAAACTTGGAGAAAATTCTAAAAATCCAAAATATATTCACGCAATAAGAGGCGTTGGCTATAAGTTGATACAATAA
- a CDS encoding ArsS family sensor histidine kinase produces MKHSSIFYSITFIFILSTTSIFLTFLWLINYDKENYTKELNNKYSTVSDTALYRFAKLVSQDEYENQMKNYNMVKISDDKNIAAIEQNGTILQEVSVKLGTSAIILYNRHHFLKIKHNDEEILLQDADYQPYRYHIIKVIFLFVFTILLITYIFIIRKIKPLRKIKRQIDKFANGDLNIENAKTGNDEISEVADAFYTAVMQIKKLNKSRQLFLRNIMHELKTPITKGRITAEMIPEDKYQKRLISVFEKLEELINEFAAVEEATSGKKLNIVDVYLISELIDEAINLAMVDRKNIKIYGDKELELKVNFKLFSIAIKNIIDNGIKYSTDKFVEIYIKENSLEFHTKGENLEQDLSFYIEPFSKGSNAKQSFGLGLYIVDNIIKSHNLKFCHRYEDGKNIFYFDELKNIISNSENIDLSIIDEVQKSDSK; encoded by the coding sequence ATGAAACATTCATCTATATTTTATAGTATAACTTTTATATTTATACTATCAACAACAAGTATTTTTTTAACTTTTTTATGGCTTATTAATTACGATAAAGAAAACTATACAAAAGAGCTTAATAACAAATACTCAACAGTTTCTGACACGGCACTTTATAGGTTTGCTAAACTAGTTAGCCAAGATGAGTATGAAAATCAAATGAAAAACTACAATATGGTAAAAATATCAGATGATAAAAATATAGCTGCTATTGAACAAAATGGAACTATTTTGCAAGAAGTAAGTGTCAAGCTTGGAACTTCGGCTATTATTTTATATAATAGGCACCATTTTTTAAAAATTAAGCACAACGATGAAGAAATTTTGCTTCAAGATGCAGACTATCAACCATATCGCTATCACATCATAAAAGTTATATTTTTATTTGTTTTTACAATTCTTTTAATAACATATATTTTCATCATAAGAAAAATAAAACCTTTAAGAAAGATAAAAAGACAGATTGACAAATTTGCAAATGGGGATTTAAATATAGAAAATGCAAAAACTGGAAATGATGAGATAAGCGAAGTCGCTGATGCGTTCTACACCGCTGTAATGCAGATAAAAAAACTAAATAAATCAAGACAGCTTTTTTTAAGAAATATCATGCATGAGTTAAAAACTCCAATTACAAAAGGTAGAATTACAGCCGAGATGATACCAGAAGATAAGTATCAAAAAAGGCTTATTTCTGTTTTTGAAAAACTTGAAGAACTTATAAACGAATTTGCAGCAGTTGAAGAGGCAACTTCTGGGAAAAAGCTAAATATAGTTGATGTCTATCTTATAAGCGAACTTATAGATGAAGCTATAAATTTAGCAATGGTTGATAGAAAAAATATCAAAATTTATGGCGATAAAGAGTTAGAGCTTAAAGTAAATTTTAAGCTTTTTAGCATAGCTATAAAAAATATTATTGATAACGGGATAAAATATTCAACTGATAAATTTGTGGAAATTTATATAAAGGAAAATTCTTTAGAATTTCACACAAAAGGAGAAAATTTAGAACAAGATTTAAGCTTTTATATAGAACCATTTTCAAAAGGAAGTAACGCTAAACAAAGCTTTGGACTTGGGCTTTATATAGTTGATAATATTATTAAATCGCACAATTTAAAATTTTGCCATAGATATGAAGATGGAAAAAATATATTTTATTTTGATGAGCTAAAAAATATAATTAGCAATTCTGAAAATATTGATCTCAGCATAATTGATGAAGTTCAAAAGTCAGACAGTAAATAA
- a CDS encoding D-amino acid aminotransferase yields the protein MASKLGEIVYVNGKYVDKKDAKISIFDRGFVFGDGIYEVVPIINSNLANKDDFWERFTRSLNEIEIKLNFTKEQVLEIIYNLIKKNNIIEGAVYLEITRGVAPRNFIFLEDLEPTFVSFVYECEILNNPLAKSGIKIISTDDLRWKRRDIKSVSLLAQCIAKTKAYKLGANECVMVENGYITEGGSSSFFIVKDDVLITKPLSNEILPGIRRKTILKIASKLNLKVEERNITLDEAYSADEVFMSAATWVLLPVIQIDDKPINGGKIGKWSKILRDEYVKIIKKEVGLI from the coding sequence ATGGCTTCTAAACTTGGTGAAATTGTCTATGTAAATGGTAAATATGTGGATAAAAAAGATGCAAAAATAAGTATTTTTGATAGAGGGTTTGTGTTTGGTGATGGAATTTATGAAGTAGTTCCGATAATTAATTCAAATTTGGCAAATAAAGATGACTTTTGGGAGAGATTTACAAGAAGTTTGAATGAAATTGAGATAAAACTTAATTTTACTAAAGAACAAGTTTTAGAAATTATTTATAATCTTATTAAAAAAAATAATATTATTGAAGGGGCTGTTTATTTAGAAATTACAAGAGGCGTAGCACCAAGAAATTTCATATTTTTAGAGGATTTAGAACCAACATTTGTATCATTTGTTTATGAATGTGAAATACTAAATAACCCTTTAGCAAAAAGTGGTATAAAAATAATTTCAACTGATGATTTAAGATGGAAAAGAAGAGATATAAAAAGCGTTTCACTGCTTGCTCAGTGCATCGCAAAAACAAAAGCTTATAAATTAGGAGCTAATGAGTGTGTTATGGTGGAAAATGGATACATTACCGAAGGTGGAAGTTCGTCGTTTTTTATAGTAAAAGATGATGTTTTGATAACAAAACCACTTTCAAATGAAATTCTTCCTGGAATTAGACGAAAAACTATATTAAAAATCGCTTCAAAACTTAACCTAAAAGTTGAGGAGAGAAATATAACTTTAGATGAGGCTTATAGTGCTGATGAAGTTTTTATGAGTGCTGCAACTTGGGTTTTGCTTCCCGTTATTCAAATAGATGATAAGCCAATAAATGGTGGCAAAATAGGCAAATGGAGTAAAATTTTAAGAGATGAATATGTAAAAATTATAAAAAAAGAAGTAGGGCTTATTTAG
- the rmuC gene encoding DNA recombination protein RmuC, with translation MSNQMLLMLVFAVILLIILVVSFFILSQILKKEILNTQKFIYEQNQNSVSLINDVNDSLKDNFYLFNKSLNDSVTNSNITTTNTLTGGIDSLDKRFKHILDKINELESANNSAILLKNEVMKLNSIFSNHKLRGNFGEFELYKILKLSYGDNSKFYKTQYKLKNDKIVDAALFLKSDLILGIDSKFPLSSYQKICNGLDNNENILEYQKEFVRNLKKHIDDISNKYIISGQTVKYAIMFLPSEAIFNYICSNCSELFEYMVQKSVFLASPTNLLIILNYASVFIKDENINKNISSIKNEIFELSKIFEEFKKQGESVLNSSNKLNKNIEIFYKNSNLIYTKFKNIEKF, from the coding sequence ATGAGTAATCAAATGCTTTTAATGCTAGTTTTTGCCGTAATTTTATTAATTATTTTAGTAGTTAGTTTTTTTATATTGAGTCAAATTTTAAAAAAAGAGATCTTAAATACGCAAAAATTTATCTATGAACAAAATCAAAACAGTGTTTCTTTAATAAACGATGTAAATGATAGTTTAAAGGATAATTTTTATCTTTTTAATAAGAGCTTAAATGATAGTGTTACTAACTCAAACATAACAACAACTAACACACTAACAGGTGGTATAGATAGCCTAGATAAGCGTTTTAAACACATTTTAGATAAAATTAACGAGCTTGAAAGTGCTAACAATTCAGCAATTCTTTTAAAAAATGAAGTAATGAAATTAAACTCAATTTTTAGTAACCACAAACTTAGAGGAAATTTTGGTGAGTTTGAATTATATAAAATTTTAAAATTAAGTTATGGCGATAATAGTAAATTTTATAAAACCCAATATAAACTTAAAAATGATAAAATTGTAGATGCGGCTTTGTTTTTAAAAAGTGATCTTATCTTAGGAATTGATTCGAAATTTCCACTATCTAGTTATCAAAAAATTTGCAACGGACTGGATAATAATGAAAATATTTTGGAGTATCAAAAAGAGTTTGTTAGAAATTTAAAAAAACATATTGATGATATTTCAAATAAATATATAATTTCAGGTCAAACAGTAAAATATGCCATTATGTTTTTGCCTAGCGAGGCAATATTTAACTATATTTGTTCAAATTGTAGCGAGCTTTTTGAGTATATGGTGCAAAAATCAGTATTTTTAGCAAGTCCTACAAATTTGCTTATTATTTTAAATTATGCAAGTGTTTTCATAAAAGATGAAAATATAAATAAAAATATCTCTTCTATAAAAAATGAAATTTTTGAGCTTTCAAAAATTTTTGAAGAGTTCAAAAAGCAAGGTGAGAGTGTTTTAAACAGCTCTAATAAACTAAATAAAAATATAGAAATTTTTTATAAAAACTCAAATTTAATTTATACAAAATTTAAAAATATTGAAAAATTTTAA
- a CDS encoding P-loop NTPase family protein produces the protein MNENINFQNINLKNTNLQNQDIDNKDIDEESKGLGFFDLVVAFLILALAVAIFVPIIYIRNEIYYISRDIEELRVKHSVLVEENKDLENKIESLKFKYEIIDPLSVEFENE, from the coding sequence ATGAATGAAAACATAAATTTTCAAAATATTAATCTAAAAAATACAAATTTACAAAATCAAGACATTGATAACAAAGATATTGATGAAGAAAGTAAAGGGCTTGGTTTTTTTGATCTTGTTGTAGCTTTTTTAATTTTGGCTTTGGCAGTTGCTATTTTTGTACCTATTATTTATATTAGAAACGAAATTTATTATATTAGTAGAGATATTGAAGAGCTTCGTGTAAAGCATTCTGTACTAGTTGAGGAAAATAAAGATTTAGAAAATAAAATCGAATCTTTAAAATTTAAATATGAGATAATTGATCCATTAAGTGTGGAATTTGAAAATGAGTAA
- the rsmH gene encoding 16S rRNA (cytosine(1402)-N(4))-methyltransferase RsmH, with translation MIHTPVLLNEVLKAFEGIKNGTIIDCTLGYGGHSSAILRQNKNIKLIGFDRDLEAINYSKKYLDEFNDRVFIKHSNFSNSLSDINTDDVRGILADIGVSSLQLDKNSRGFSLNSDNLDMRMNQNDKKDAKFVINSYSLGELERIFKEYSELKNAKFIASKIVNYREKKEISSIKELANLVGLKPVRKNGILEIILVLQALRIEVNDELLELENLLNSIENANLKDTVVAIISFHSLEDRIVKNRFKKWEKECICPEFFIKCECGGNHALGKIVTKKPITPSKGEILNNSRSKCAKLRIFKIK, from the coding sequence GTGATACATACTCCTGTTTTGTTAAACGAGGTACTAAAAGCATTTGAGGGTATAAAAAATGGTACTATAATCGACTGCACACTTGGATATGGGGGGCATTCAAGTGCTATATTAAGACAAAATAAAAATATAAAATTAATAGGCTTTGATAGAGATTTAGAAGCAATTAATTACTCAAAAAAATATCTTGATGAGTTTAATGATAGAGTTTTTATAAAACATTCAAATTTTTCAAATTCACTCAGTGATATTAACACAGATGATGTTAGGGGAATTTTAGCAGATATTGGTGTTTCGTCTTTACAACTTGATAAAAATAGTAGAGGATTTTCATTAAATAGTGATAATCTTGATATGAGAATGAACCAAAATGATAAAAAAGATGCAAAATTTGTTATAAATTCATATAGCTTAGGCGAGCTTGAAAGAATTTTTAAAGAATATAGCGAACTTAAAAACGCTAAGTTTATAGCTAGTAAAATAGTAAATTATAGAGAAAAAAAAGAAATTTCAAGCATAAAAGAACTGGCAAATTTAGTTGGATTAAAACCTGTTAGGAAAAACGGTATTTTAGAGATAATTTTAGTTTTACAAGCCTTAAGAATAGAGGTAAATGATGAGCTTTTGGAACTTGAAAATTTACTAAATTCAATTGAAAATGCAAATTTAAAAGATACTGTGGTTGCTATAATTTCATTTCATTCTCTTGAAGATAGAATTGTAAAAAATAGATTTAAAAAATGGGAAAAAGAGTGTATTTGTCCTGAATTTTTTATAAAATGCGAATGTGGTGGAAATCATGCCTTAGGTAAGATAGTGACAAAAAAACCAATCACTCCAAGTAAGGGTGAGATACTTAATAACTCGCGAAGCAAATGTGCAAAATTAAGGATATTTAAAATAAAATGA
- a CDS encoding class II aldolase and adducin N-terminal domain-containing protein, with protein MDINQTTLLFQKLSLSMFRKNFFGIFHGSLSAKIASNKFMINKKDAVFDGLLEDDFVVLYDKKDYRWNDASIDSDIHLNIYKNIFEAKFIAFAMPPHTVSYSLNHDYIIPKDFFGYKKFEKIKIYDPKNLDDWYERAPYEIYKTMITNKTNFLVIRGYGVVAYNRTMTNLAKEIALLDNSCKILSYEKIYN; from the coding sequence TTGGACATAAATCAAACCACTTTGCTATTTCAAAAGCTTTCTTTATCAATGTTTAGAAAGAATTTTTTTGGTATATTTCATGGCTCACTTTCTGCAAAAATAGCCTCAAATAAATTTATGATAAATAAAAAAGATGCAGTTTTTGATGGACTTTTAGAAGATGACTTCGTTGTTTTATATGACAAAAAAGATTATAGATGGAATGATGCAAGCATAGATAGCGATATTCATTTAAATATTTATAAAAATATTTTTGAAGCAAAATTTATAGCTTTTGCGATGCCACCACACACAGTTAGTTACTCGTTAAATCATGATTATATAATCCCAAAAGATTTCTTTGGTTATAAAAAATTTGAAAAAATTAAAATTTATGATCCTAAAAATTTAGATGATTGGTATGAAAGAGCACCTTATGAAATATATAAAACAATGATTACAAATAAGACAAATTTTTTAGTCATTAGAGGATATGGTGTTGTAGCATATAATAGAACTATGACAAATTTGGCAAAAGAAATTGCACTTTTAGATAATAGTTGTAAAATACTATCTTATGAAAAAATATATAATTAA